A single genomic interval of Daucus carota subsp. sativus chromosome 1, DH1 v3.0, whole genome shotgun sequence harbors:
- the LOC108206673 gene encoding cyclase-like protein 2: protein MNSQIQTALLLTALTLSFTLPVFSEPPGTCAAADHNTCEELIPVRREVYDEGRIYDISHRIQPDMPSWGSEDGIGQVIWLPNSMKNGSLANNSEMKMPTHTGTHVDAPGHVFDHYFDAGFDVDTLDLALLNGPALLVDVPRDMNITAKAMKSLDIPKGVKRVLFRTLNTDRRLMWKKEFDTSYVGFMKDGAQWLVDNTDIKLVGVDYLSAAAYDDLIPSHLVFLEGREIILVEGLKLDDIEAGIYTVHCLPLRLLGAEGSPIRCILIK, encoded by the exons ATGAACTCCCAAATCCAAACCGCTTTACTCCTAACCGCTCTTACGCTTTCCTTCACTCTCCCGGTCTTCTCCGAACCTCCCGGAACCTGTGCGGCGGCGGACCACAATACCTGCGAGGAGTTGATTCCCGTGCGAAGAGAAGTGTACGATGAAGGAAGAATATACGACATAAGTCATAGGATTCAACCCGACATGCCTTCTTGGGGCTCCGAAGATGGAATCGGGCAGGTCATTTGGTTGCCGAACAGTATGAAAAACGGGTCACTGGCTAATAATTCGGAAATGAAAATGCCCACTCATACGGGCACGCATGTCGATGCGCCCGGTCATGTTTTTGATCATTATTTTGACGCTGGTTTCGATGTTGATACTCTTGACCTCGCTTTACTAAATG GTCCTGCATTGTTAGTTGATGTTCCTAGAGATATGAACATAACAG CTAAAGCTATGAAGTCATTGGATATTCCCAAAGGAGTAAAACGTGTACTTTTTAGAACGTTAAACACTGACAG GCGCTTAATGTGGAAAAAAGAGTTTGACACAAGCTATGTGGGCTTCATGAAAGATGGGGCACAATGGCTGGTAGACAACACTGACATTAAACTTGTTG GAGTTGATTACTTATCTGCTGCTGCTTATGATGATTTGATTCCTTCTCACCTTGTTTTCCTTGAAGGCAGA GAGATTATCCTCGTGGAAGGTCTTAAATTAGATGACATTGAAGCTGGGATATATACTGTCCACTGCTTGCCATTAAGATTGCTTGGTGCTGAGGGATCTCCGATAAGATGCATCCTTATCAAGTAA